One genomic region from Mycobacterium basiliense encodes:
- a CDS encoding biotin carboxylase, whose translation MVPVGGAEPAPRRVLHGLSDVRAFFHNNQVPLYFISPTPFNLLGIDRWVRNFFYLTYFDSFEGVHSRVFVPRRRDRRDFDGMGDVCNHLLRDPETLEFIARRGGGGKATFVMLDEQTQVLARQAGLEVMHPPAELRHRLESKIVMTRLADEAGVPSVPHVIGRAGTYDELSTLAHSAGLGDDLVIEAAYGNAGSATFFVRGERDWDQCAGELVGQQEIKVMKRIRNVEVCIEGTVTRHGTVIGPAMTSLVGYPELTASKGAWCGNDIWREVLPPAQTRAAREMVRKLGDVLSREGYRGYFEVDLLHDLDADELYLGEVNPRLSGASPMTNLTTEAYADMPLFLFHLLEYMEVEYELDIDEINSRWERGYGEDEVWGQLIMSETSPDLELFTATPRTGVWRLHHDGSVSFARQGNDWATLLDESEAFYMRVAAPGDLRCEGAQLGVLVTRGHLQTDDYQLTERCQRWVKGLKAHFSSTPLTPAAPIVSRLVARA comes from the coding sequence ATGGTGCCCGTCGGCGGAGCTGAGCCCGCGCCCCGCCGTGTGCTACACGGCCTCTCTGACGTACGCGCGTTCTTCCACAACAACCAAGTGCCGCTGTACTTCATCTCGCCGACGCCGTTCAACCTGCTAGGCATCGACCGCTGGGTACGAAACTTCTTTTACCTGACCTACTTTGATTCCTTCGAAGGCGTACATTCGCGAGTGTTTGTGCCCCGTCGGCGCGACCGCAGGGATTTCGACGGCATGGGGGATGTGTGCAACCACCTGCTGCGTGATCCCGAGACACTCGAATTCATCGCGCGCCGCGGGGGCGGAGGCAAGGCCACGTTCGTCATGCTTGACGAGCAGACCCAAGTCCTTGCGCGCCAGGCGGGGCTCGAGGTCATGCACCCTCCGGCGGAGCTACGCCACCGTCTGGAATCCAAGATCGTCATGACGCGCCTGGCTGACGAAGCGGGCGTACCGAGTGTGCCGCACGTGATCGGGCGGGCCGGCACCTACGACGAGTTGTCGACGCTTGCGCACAGCGCCGGGCTGGGAGACGACCTCGTCATTGAGGCCGCTTACGGCAACGCCGGCAGTGCGACGTTCTTTGTCCGCGGTGAGCGCGATTGGGATCAGTGCGCTGGTGAGCTGGTGGGCCAGCAGGAAATCAAAGTCATGAAGCGCATCCGCAACGTTGAGGTGTGCATCGAAGGCACCGTGACCCGCCACGGCACCGTGATCGGCCCCGCGATGACAAGTCTGGTCGGCTACCCGGAGCTGACTGCCTCCAAGGGCGCCTGGTGCGGCAATGACATCTGGCGCGAGGTGCTGCCGCCCGCACAGACACGCGCCGCGCGAGAGATGGTGCGAAAGCTGGGCGATGTCCTGAGCCGCGAGGGATACCGCGGTTACTTCGAGGTGGATCTGTTGCACGATCTGGACGCCGACGAGCTCTACCTCGGCGAGGTCAACCCGCGGTTGTCCGGTGCGAGCCCGATGACGAACTTGACCACCGAGGCCTACGCCGACATGCCATTGTTCCTCTTCCACTTGCTCGAGTACATGGAGGTGGAGTACGAGCTCGACATCGACGAGATCAATTCGCGCTGGGAGCGGGGCTACGGCGAGGACGAAGTCTGGGGACAGCTGATCATGTCGGAGACCTCGCCGGACCTCGAGCTCTTCACCGCAACCCCGCGGACCGGTGTGTGGCGCCTGCACCACGACGGGAGCGTCTCCTTTGCGCGCCAGGGCAACGACTGGGCCACGTTGCTCGACGAGTCCGAGGCCTTCTACATGCGGGTCGCCGCGCCCGGCGACTTGCGCTGTGAAGGCGCCCAACTCGGTGTGCTCGTCACCCGCGGGCACCTGCAGACCGATGACTACCAGCTCACCGAGCGCTGCCAGCGCTGGGTCAAGGGCCTCAAGGCACACTTCTCCTCGACCCCCCTGACGCCGGCCGCGCCGATCGTCTCCCGGCTCGTCGCACGAGCGTGA
- a CDS encoding SIR2 family NAD-dependent protein deacylase, translating into MGGHLFVIEGDLTKIACDAILIPTDDEFRINNHWAKFLDGDHRSELAKFRTDPSGSWGFSQVKSLECVEKKPQVWLGKVGLADGQLDFTNLEPTVREFVGKAADHAKSRGASPIYDWPLPRLAVNIIGSDHGGGSQKKGHLVRGFVCTLSDLAKEHGVDIILVAFGAKSYAAAQRARRQRVGVSDESLRRAWSFEDAPVDLLAAARELAHQAINSHLVMFIGAGVSMGAGLQPWKDLLRDVAAKEAKFSDHALEQLAKRDPRDQATILERRLESLATTLKAVVASRLEAPCYALTHGLLASLPSREAVTTNFDELFETAWTTGNRSLAILPDSAVDTGGRWLLKLHGTVAESQRIILTRSDYLDMPRQYGALIGLVQGLLMMRHMMFVGYSLQDEDFHELIHEVRVAQGYREALKLRGTVLTLQEDELDRELWRQDLVIVPMAKPKVALEAASRQLEMFLDLVGYLSATSAAFFLDETYDELSKDETALRDNLNQLVELLDSDPRSREDDTVAYKVRHFLREELGADGKASDK; encoded by the coding sequence ATGGGCGGGCATCTTTTTGTCATCGAAGGCGATCTCACCAAGATCGCGTGCGATGCCATCCTCATTCCCACCGACGACGAATTCAGGATCAACAATCATTGGGCAAAATTCCTGGACGGCGACCATCGCTCCGAACTGGCGAAATTCAGAACCGATCCGTCCGGAAGCTGGGGGTTCAGCCAGGTCAAAAGCCTTGAGTGTGTTGAGAAAAAACCTCAAGTGTGGCTGGGCAAGGTGGGTCTGGCCGATGGGCAACTGGATTTCACGAATTTGGAACCCACGGTGCGCGAGTTTGTCGGTAAGGCCGCTGACCACGCGAAGTCCCGAGGCGCTAGTCCAATTTATGACTGGCCGCTACCTCGGCTCGCAGTCAATATCATCGGGTCAGACCACGGCGGCGGTTCGCAGAAGAAGGGACATCTCGTCCGCGGCTTTGTCTGCACACTCAGTGATCTCGCGAAAGAACACGGCGTCGACATCATCCTGGTCGCATTTGGCGCGAAATCCTACGCTGCCGCACAACGCGCCCGTCGTCAACGTGTTGGGGTTAGTGACGAAAGCCTCAGGCGGGCATGGTCATTCGAAGACGCCCCGGTTGATCTGCTGGCGGCAGCCCGTGAGCTAGCGCATCAGGCGATCAACAGCCACCTGGTGATGTTCATTGGCGCTGGGGTCAGTATGGGGGCCGGGCTGCAGCCGTGGAAGGACCTGCTTCGCGACGTGGCAGCAAAAGAGGCGAAGTTCAGCGATCATGCCCTGGAACAGCTGGCCAAGCGGGATCCGCGAGACCAAGCCACGATCTTGGAACGACGTCTGGAATCGTTGGCCACGACCCTCAAGGCGGTCGTGGCCAGCCGCCTCGAAGCACCCTGCTACGCCCTAACGCACGGCTTGCTGGCGTCACTGCCGAGTAGGGAAGCCGTCACGACCAACTTCGACGAGCTATTCGAGACGGCATGGACGACCGGTAACCGTTCATTGGCGATCCTTCCCGACAGCGCCGTGGACACCGGTGGCCGGTGGTTGCTCAAACTGCATGGCACGGTGGCCGAGTCGCAGCGGATCATCTTGACCCGATCGGACTACCTCGACATGCCGCGTCAGTATGGCGCACTGATCGGTCTGGTCCAGGGTCTGCTGATGATGCGTCACATGATGTTCGTCGGCTACTCGTTGCAGGACGAAGACTTTCACGAGTTGATTCACGAAGTCCGCGTCGCGCAAGGCTACCGAGAGGCGCTCAAACTCAGAGGGACCGTCCTCACCCTGCAGGAAGACGAACTGGACCGCGAACTCTGGCGTCAGGATCTCGTGATCGTTCCCATGGCCAAGCCGAAAGTTGCTCTGGAAGCGGCCAGCCGCCAACTCGAGATGTTTCTTGATCTGGTCGGCTACCTGTCGGCGACGTCGGCCGCGTTCTTCCTCGACGAGACCTACGACGAACTCTCCAAGGACGAAACAGCCTTGCGCGACAATCTGAACCAACTCGTCGAGCTCCTTGACTCTGACCCCAGGAGCCGCGAAGACGATACCGTGGCGTACAAAGTCAGGCACTTCCTGCGTGAGGAGCTCGGCGCCGACGGGAAAGCTAGCGACAAATAG